GTTGCGATACTACTATCTTTATGCTTTAGATAAATTGTCTTAGCTTTATAATAAACATTGCTAAAATCACAAGCTTTTTTTCTTTGTTCGCTTGAACTCATAGCACTCATAATAGCATCAATCTTACCCGCTTTAAGTGCTGCAATAAGTCCATCAAAACTCATAGCTTTAAACTCATATTTTATACCAGCAATTTTTGCTAAATTATCAAATAATTCAGCATCAAAACCACTAATCTTATCATCAACTAACATATCAAATGGAGGATAATCAGGAGAAATCCCAACTTTATAAACCTTGTCATTTGCATATAAACAAGCACTAAAAACCAGTGCAAACACTACTAATAAAAACTTTTTCATAACTACTCCTTATAGCCCGTATTTTTTGATAAGCTCATCATACTTACCACTTGCTTTTACTTCTTCAAGGGCTTTATTAATTATATCAATTAAGTCTTTATTTTTATCCTTTGCAAATGCAAATGCAAAACCTAAAGCCCCGTCATTTTCTTCATAAAAACTCTCAATTTCAGGATTTTTTGCCATAAATTTCTTAGCCACAAAAGAATCAAAAACAACCGCATCTATTTGCTTATTCACAAGGCTCATAACAACCACTGCTGAATCTTCGTGTAAAATCACATTAGCACCTAGCTTTCTTGCAGTATTTTCTTGAATTGTGCCAAGTTTCACTCCTGTTTTAACACCTTTTAAATCTTCTTTTGTAATGAAAGTATCGCCCTTTCTTTTAAGATACATAGTTTTTCCAAAAAAATAAGGATTAGAAAAATCACAATTCTTCATTCTTCTTTCGCTAATACTCATTCCTGAAGCTATCATATTGATTTTACCAGCTACTAAAGATGGAATAAGCCCATCAAAACTCATATTGACAAATTCAATCTTAAGATTAGCAACCTTTGAAATCTCATTTACTAAATCAACATCAAAACCACTCAATTTACCATCAACCATCATATCAAATGGAGCGTAATTTGCTGAAATACCAACCTTAACAACTTCATTTGCATAAGCAAATAAAGTTATAAATAAAGCTAAAAAAATCTTTTTCATATCTAATCCTAATGATTTAAAACTTTGTTTAAAAACTCATTTAATCTAGCATTTGTGCTAGAGTTAAATACAACTTGTGGCGTATCATCTACTGCTATTTTGCCACTTTCCATAAAAAATACCCTATTAGCTACATTTTTTGCAAAACCCATTTCGTGAGTTACTAATATCATAATAGGAGCATTATCTCCACTTGCTATTTCTTTAATAAGTCCTAAAACTTCTCCTACCATTTCAGGGTCAAGCGCACTAGTTGGCTCATCAAATAATATAACTTCAGGCTCCATCATAAGGCTTCTTGCTATTGCTATTCTTTGTTTTTGACCGCCGCTTAATTTGTGTGGGAAGAACTCTTCTTTATCAGCTAAACCAACTTTAGCTAAAAGATTTCTAGCTTTTTTAATAGCTTCATCTTTGCTTAAAATATTTAAACTAACAGGGGCTAAAATCAAATTATCCAATACATTTTTATTTGCAAATAGATTAAAATGTTGAAATACCATTGATACTTTTTGTCTGTGCTTATTAATATCAATTTTTTCATCTAAGATATTTTCATTATTGATTAAAATCTCCCCACTACTTGCAACTTCAAGTTTATTTAAACATCTTAAAAATGTGCTTTTTCCACCGCCACTAGGTCCAATAATAGCAATAATATCGCCTTTATTAATCTCTACACTAATATCTTTTAATACTTCTAAATTCCCGTAATTTTTGCATAAATTAGATATCTTAATCATTTCTTTTTAGCCTCATTTCTAATAATCTTACAAAACAAGTAAATACTTTAACACTAGCATAATACACAACACCTGCGAAAATATAAGGCTTAGGGTCGTATAAAAGTGATTGAAAAATCTTGCTTTGAAAAGTCAAATCAACAACGCTTATAAACGCAACTACTGAAGTTTCTTTAAACAACGATATGAACTCATTTGCTAAAGCAGGAATGATATTTTTAACAGCTTGTGGAAAAACTATCATTTTCATAGCTTGAAAGTGTGATAAACCCATAGACCTTGCTGCTTCCATTTGACCTTTATCAACGCTTTCAATCCCACTTCTAATAATCTCTGCAACATAAGCACTAGAATTAAGTCCTAAAGCAATAACAGCTACAAAAAATACATTTTCAACTTGAGCAAAAACCACAAATGCAAATATCATTAAAAGCAGCATTAATGGCATACCCCTAATTAAATCTAAATATTCATTGATTAACATTGTTAAAAATCTATTCCTAAGCACTAATAAAAACGCTAATAAAAATCCACCAGTAAGACCAATAATCAAACCAAGTGAAGTAAGTCCTAAAGTAGTGCCATAACTTTTAAGATAAGCTAAATGCTCTGCTTCGCTAAGTTCTTTAAATGGATAACAATAATAAGTAGTAATAATCACTATTGCAAGTGGAAAAATTACTTTAAAAATATTTTCTAAATTCTTCAATTTTTTTCCTTTGTCTAAAATACAATCATAGAGTGTAAAACACAACTAAAAACGATATATAATTTAATGGATATTATGTAGGTGTTTGATATGATGACGGATAGTAAGATATTTATTATGTTTAATTAAATCTATAATTTTCATCTTTCATCCTTTTTGTAAAATAAGCTTTGATTATCTCTTTTTTTACTTAATTTTAACTTATTTAAAAATAAAAATAAATTTATTTTTTAATCAAATAATAATAATTATCAGTTTATTTTAAAGTTTTTTAATTATAATTTTCAAAATTATTTTAAGGAGATATACAATGTCAGTATTAGTTATTGGTGCAGATGAGATTACACCTATAAAGGCTGTATTACAAAATTTAGGTGCAAGCAATATAACACATTGGGATGCTAGGAATGAAAATAGAGTAAATCGTCAAAATATACCACAAGATACTGGCTGTGTAGTTATGCTTACAAGTTTTTTAAATCATAACACTATGAAAAAAATTAAAAATCAAGCTAAAAAAAGAAACATACCTTTAGTATGTGCTAAACGCTCGGTTAGTTGCGTCTATTGTGAATATTGTAAAGTATTAGGTATTAATAAATAATGCAAATTTACTATGATTTCTCATAGTAAATTCTTAAAATAAAGCTTCTTCCATTTCCTTCGGTTTTTCTAAATCAAGTATTTTTAATACACTTGCTGCTACATTAGCTAATGAGCCATTCTTTAAATTTATGTCTTTTTTATAATTATAAAGCCAACAACCAACATCAAAAGTAGTATGATTTGTAAGTTTTTTTCCTTCTTTATTTCTCATAGCCTCGCAATTACCATGATCTGAAGTAATTAATAAAGCATAATTATTATTTTTAGCACTCAACATAATTTTACCTAAACAATAATCAACGCTTTCTACAGCTTTAATAGCTGCATTATAATCGCCAGTATGTCCTACCATATCTCCATTTGCGAAATTTACAACTATAAAATCATAACCATCATCAATGGCTTTTAAAACACAATCACATACTTTATAAGCACTCATTTCTGGCATTTCTGCATAACTTTTTACCTTAGGACTAGGTACTAAAACACGAGCTTCATTTTTAAATTCTTTCTCAACCCCACCATTAAAGAAAAAACTTACATGTGCATATTTTTCAGTTTCTGCTGTGTGAAATTGTTTTAAATTATTTTGACTTAAAATTTCAGCTAGAGTATTATTAATTTCAACTTTTGGAAAAATAACATCTAAATTTAATTTTTCATCATATTCACACATACATAAAACTTGCTCTGAACTTAAATTTACTTGTAATTCTTTAGCTAACTGTCTTGCTCTATCACTTCTAAAATTTACAATAATAACACCATCATTCATTTTAATATCACTTGTATCTAATTTTGTTGGCTCTATAAATTCATCAGTTATATTATTTTTATACGCATTTAAAACAATCTCTCTCATATCCTTTGGTTCATCTTCATTAAAAAGCATATCAATATATGCTCTAGTTCTATCAAGGTTGTTATCTCTATCCATAGCATAGAATCTTCCACTTATACTACTTGGTTTTATATAACTTGGATTTTTTTCATAAAAATCATAAAATTCTTGTGGCAATACATCTCTACCATCAGTGATTATATGTGCAAAACACTTACTGTTTTTACTTACAATCTCGCAAATTACATTAAAATGCTCATAGCTTGAATGAACACCACCATCACTATATAGACCTATTACATGAATTCTTTTAAATTTAGATATAAATTTATTTAATGTATCATTTTCATAAATACTTTTATCTTCAATGGCATTATTAATTCTTACTAAATTTTGATAAATAATTCTTCCACTTCCTATAGTCATATGTCCTACTTCACTATTACCTATGACTCCGTCAGGAAGGCCTACTGATTTACCACTTGTTTTTAGAGTACAAAATTTAGCCTCATCATTTAAAATTTTATAATTCGGTTTAGCAGCACTCATAAAAGCATTATAATAATTTTCTTTGTTTATCCCTATTCCATCGGTTATTACCAATATACATTTTTGCATTTTTTTCCTTTAAGTATAATTTAAGTGTTGATAGTAGCTAGTTAAACTTTATTAAGCTTTAATAGCTAAAATTTGTAAAACATTTTATATTATTAGGATTAAAAAATGAAAAATTACTATGAAATTTTAGGTGTAAAAAAAGATGCAAATGCTGATACTATAAAACAAGCATATAGAAGCCTAGCTAGAAAGTACCATCCTGATGTAAATAAAAACAAAGGTGCAGAAGAAAAATTTAAAGAAATCACTGAAGCTTATGAAGTTTTAAGTGATGAGAAAAAAAGAAAAGCTTATGATAACCCAAATTTTGGAGGATTTGGAAACGGTTTTTCCTCGGATTTTAACGATATTGATTTTGATAATATTTTTTCACAGTTCGGCACTAGTGGTTTTAATGGATTTAATAAAAATTATTCAAGACCTATGAAAACTGAGTTAGAAATATCATTTAATGATTCTGTATTAGGAGCAAAAAAATATATTACAATAAATGGAGAATCTTTTGAAGTAGATATAAAATCTGGCGTTGTAAATAATCAAGAAATTTCAGTTACAAATAATAAAAAAACACTAAAAGCAGTTATAAAAATTACAAAAAGCAACGAATATGAAAGAGATGGGGACGATTTAATAAAAGAAATTCAAATACCACTTAAAACTGCTTTATTTGGTGGAAAAATCGAATTTGATACGCCTAAAGAAAAAGGATTAAAAATAACAATAGGTGAAAATATAAAAAATGGTGGATTAATAAGGGTAAAAGGAAAAGGAATTTATAATTCTTATTCTAAAAATCAAGGTAATTTATTTTTAAGAGTCAAGGTTATTTTACCTAACATAAACACACTTGATGATAAAGTAGTGAAAATATTAAAAGAGTATTTATAAAGGAGAAAAAATGAATTATGATGAACCAGTATTCTTAATCTCTGTAGTGTCTAAACAATTAAACATACACCCACAAACATTAAGGCAGTATGAAAGAGAAGGTCTAATAGAACCTAATAGAACCTGTGGAAAAGTTAGGATGTATTCTCAAAAAGATGTAGATAGAATCAAAATGATTTTAAGATTTACTAGAGATTTAGGGGTAAATTTAGCTGGAGTTAGCATAATATTAGAATTAAAAAGTCAAATATCTAATTATGAAGAATTACTAATGAATCAAAAAAAGCAAAAAAATGCTTTGGTAAAACAAAATAACAAATTTGATATCATTTTTTACGAGGATAAAGATAATTAATGCAAGGCTTTTTGGAAATATTCTTAACTACAAGTGCTATAGCTATTGTGTTAAATGTAATATTAAAAAAATTTAATATACCAACAATCATAGGCTATATAGCTACTGGCTTTATAATAGAAGAAGTGTTTTATGTAACAACATCAGAACAACTAAACCATATTGCTGAATTTGGAATTGTTTTTTTAATGTTTACAATAGGACTTGAATTTTCAGTAAAACATCTAATGACTATGAAGACTGATGTTTTCGTTAATGGTGCTTTACAAATGGGTATTACTGGATTAGTACTTGCTGTGCTACTTCAATACGGATTTAATGTAGATGAAAATACATCTCTTATTATAGGATTTGCAATATCACTATCATCTACAGCAATAGTACTAAAAATACTTAACGAAAATAAAGATATAAATGAAAAATATGGAAGAAAGGCATTAGGAATTTTACTTTTTCAAGATATTGCAGTAATACCACTTTTATTAATGATTGATATTCTAGGACAAAATGGAACATCAATTAGTAGTCTTATAATAAAAACATTAGTATCGGCTAGTATAGTATTATTTTTATTATTTTTTATAGGAAAATACATATATGGTAGAATATTATATTATGTATTAAAAACTAATTCACAAGAAATTTTTATAGCTACAATATTATTTACTGTAGTTGGTGCTTCATTTTTAGCATATTATTTTGGTTTTTCATACTCACTTGGAGCTTTTATAGCAGGAATGATGATAGCCGAAACTGAATTTAAACACCAAATAGAAGCTGACTTAATCCCATTTAGAGATATTTTATTAGGCATATTTTTTATAACAGTTGGATTGCAAATAAATTTGCAAATAATAATAAGCAAGTGGTTCTTAATAATAGCTCTAACTATTGGAATAATGCTATTAAAAACTATTTGTATTTTTGTATTGTTATCACTGAAAAATACAAAAAGTGAAGCATTAAAAACAGCTCTTAGTGTATCACAAATAGGAGAATTTTCTCTTGCTATTTTTAGCATATTACTATCAAATAAAATGATAGATAACGATATAGCAGGACTACTTACATTATCAGTAATATTAAGTATGATAATATCACCATTTATACTAAAGAATGTTAAAAAAATAGCTACCATTACAAATGATGAAATAGTTGCTATTATGCCGAAAATAGATAGTTTAAATGGACATTTTGTAATATTTGGTTATGGATTATTAGGTCAAGAAGTTGTATTAAAACTAAAAAATCAAGGTATTCCTTATATAGCATTAGACAATGATATGAGTTTGGTTGAATTAGGACAAAGTAGAGGTGAAAATGTTTATTATGCAAGTGCTGAACAAGATATGAGTTTTGAAAATGCGAATATAAAATCTAGTGCAGCAGTAATTGTAACAATATCAAACGAACAAACACTAGAATTAGTTAGCAAAAAAATCATAGATTATGCACCAAATGTAAATTTAATCATAAGAATTAATAAAGATGAGAAAAAAATATTTGACAATCTAGGTGAAAATGTAAAAATGATAAAAGAAGAAGCAGTGGTTGCAAGAACACTTTTACAAGAAGCATTAGTTTGCAGAATAAAACAACAATCTTAAAGGAAAAATATGAAAATAGCTACTAGAAAATCATTACTTGCTTTATGGCAAAGCGAATTTGTAAAGGCGAAATTACAAGAAATTGAGCCTAGTTTAAATATAGAATTATTAGAGCTTAGCACTAAAGGAGATGTTATTTTAGATACTCCTTTAGCAAAAATTGGTGGGAAGAATTTGTTTATTAAAGAATTAGAAAACGCAATGCACGATGGGCTTGCACAAATTAGCGTTCATTCTTTAAAAGATGTTGGGGCAAGTTTGGCGTATGATTTTAAACTTGCTAGTATTTGCAAAAGAGAAACTCCTAATGATGTTGTGGTTTTTCGTGGAAATGAAAAATCATTAAATGAACTAAAACAAGGCGCAAAAATTGGCACAACAAGTCTTCGCCGCCAAATGCAATTAAGATTAATTAGAGATGATTTTTCTATTCATTCATTAAGGGGAAATCTACAAACTAGACTTAAAAAATTAAAAGATGGCGAATTTGATGCGATAGTTTTAGCTTATGCAGGACTTAAGAGATTAAATCTTTTAGATGAGTTAAATTATGAGATTTTAGATACAAAAATTATGATACCTTCAGCAGGTCAAGGTGCTGTTGCGATTGAGAGTATTAATGATGAAAAGGTGTTAAATCTTGTATCTAAATTAAATTGCCCTAAAACAGCATTATTATGCAAAATTGAGCGTGATTTTACTGCTACTTTAAATGGTGGTTGTGGTGCTCCAATAGGAATTAATGCAGCTTTTATTGATGATGAGATTATTTGTGTAAATGCGATTATTGGCTTAATTGATGCTAGTAAAATTATAAAAATGCAAAGAAAGATTAATCAAGCAAATGCAAGTGATTTTGGGGTAGTTTTAGCAAAAGAATTTATAAAGCATGGAGCTTTAGAAATTCTAGCTGAAAATGAAGAATTATTAAAAGAAATGCTATGAAAAATTATATAGAAAAATTAAAAAAAGCAAATTTATTAAACATAATTGAAACCCCTCTTGATACTGAGCTGGAAATACCTCATCTAGCATATTTAGAGGCTAAAAAAGAAGATTCTAAAGTTTTACTATTCACAAAACCTATAAAGGATGGAAAAGTTTGTAAAATTCCAGTAATTATGAATGTTTTTGCAAATAAAAAAGCATTAAATTTAGTACTTGGAAAAAGCACAGATGAGATTGCTAATGAAATTTCATCTTTATTAAATTTACATATCCCACCAACATTTGGTGCTAAAATTGACTTAGCCAAAAAATTATTTTCTTTAAAAAATATAGCTCCAAAAAGAGAGATTAACAAAAATGCACCTTGTAAACAAAAAGAATATTTACTAAATGAATTGCCAATTCTTAAAACTTGGGAAAAAGACGCAGGTGCATTTATTACGATGGGTCAGGTTTATACCAAAAGCCTTGATGGTAAGCAAAATAATTTAGGGATGTATCGTTTGCAAGTAATTGATAGTAAGCATTTAATTATGCATTTTCAACTACATAAAGACGCAAATAATTTTTTTCATGAATATAAAAAGGCTAATAAAAAAATGCCAATAGCTATTGCGATAGGCGACGACCCACTTCATATATTTTGCGCTCAAGCACCACTGCCTAAAGGTATATTTGAATTAATGCTTTATGGATTTATCAAAAAACAAGGAGCAAAATTAGTTAAATGTGATACTAATGATTTGTATGTACCAAGTAATAGTGATTTTGTAATAGAAGGCGAAATTGATGTAAATCATTTTGCTATTGAAGGTCCATTTGGAGACCATACGGGATTTTATACCCCGCAAGGTAATTTTCCTGTTATGAAAATTACAAAAATTACAGGCAAAAATGAGCCAATTTATAATGCAACGGTAGTTGGAAAACCTCCACTTGAAGATAAATGGATGGGGTATGGAACAGAGAGAATATTTTTACCACTACTTAAGACAACTTGCCCTGATTTGATTGATTATTGTATGCCTGAAAACGGTGTTTTTCATAATTTAATAATAGCAAAAATAAAAAATAATTATTTAGGTTCAGCTATGGCTAATATGCATGCATTTTGGGGGGTAGGACAAATGAGTTTTGTAAAAAACGCTATATTTGTTGATGAATATGCACCAAATTTAAGAGACTATCCAGCTATTTGTGAATATATTTTAAATAATTTCTCACCAAATAGATTATTAAAAAGTTATGGAATTTGTGATGAACTAGATCATTCAAGCACAAGATTAGGTATGGGTGGAAAACTTGGGTTAGACGCTACAAATAATGCACACTATCATGCAAATACATATAAAGATGAAAATTTAGAAAAAGAAAAAATAGAATATAAACCTGATTTAAAAAATCTATTAGATACATTAAAACCTTTAGGATTATGTGAATATAGTATTTATTATGCCGAAAGTAAAACGCAAATCACTTGTATTAGTCTTAAAAGAGATAATAATTTAAAAGAAATTTATGAAATATGTAAAAATTATTTGGGCGGAATTGTTGTATTATTTGATGAAGGAGTAAATTTAAACAACCCTTATATGTTAATATGGAAAGCTTTTAATAATTATGACCCTGCAAATGATATTATTATTGATGAAAACGGAGTTTTAGTAGCTGCTTATAGTAAAAATATTTTAGATAATTATATAAATAAATGGCCTGAAACTACAGAATGTAATAAAGAAGTCATAAAAAAATTAATAGACTTAAAACTTATAAATGATGATGAAACTTTCTTTAATCAATACGAAATTTTCTAAAAATTTAAGCTAGTAATAAACTAGCTTAATTTTTTCCATAAACTTAAATTTTCACCCTTATAACCTAAACACTTATAAAGCCTTGTAAACTCATTTTTTCCTTTTAACTTAATTTCATCAACCAATATTAACTCGTATAAATTTTCATCAACTAAAGCATTTTTGGTTTGTTCGCTAATTAAAATATTTGCCTTATAATTTTTACAAGAGCTTTCTACCCTACTTGCGGTATTTACCCCATCTCCTATACAAGTATAATCACTTCTTGAAAGGCTTCCCATCTCCCCTACAATACATTCACCTGTGTTAATTCCTATACCTATATTTATATAAGGAAGTCCTTTTTTACCCCAATCTTCGTTTAAAAGCTTTAAGGCTTTTATTTGCTCAATTGCAGCTTGTAAAGCACAATCAGCATGATTTTCTAAATCATTTGGAGCATTAAAATACGCCATAACAGCATCGCCTATATATTTATCAACCGTTCCGTTATATTTAAAAATAATATCACTCATAGGGGTCATATAAGTATTTAAAAATTCAACTAAATCAGCGGCATCCATATTCTCACTAATCGTAGTAAAATCTCTAATATCACTAAAAAATACTGATATTTCTCTTTTTGTAGTGCTAAACACATTATTATCCGTATTAATTAATTGCTCTGCAACACTTTTTGAAACTTTTTTTTCTAATTTTAATTTAATCAATTCTTTTTGTTTTGCTTCAAGAAAGAAATTTATAATAAGTCCAAAAATACTCATTAATATTGATACTAATACAAGTTCAAAAGTATTTAGAACAAATCTATCATTAATTAATATATAATAATGCCCTATCAATATAAAACCGATTAATAAAAAATTACATATAACTTGTAAAAATATTGATTTTATATACATAAAGACAATGCTTAAAACAATAATTGCTATTAGTGAAGCAAAAGTAATTTCAGCTAAATATCTAGGTAAAATCAAAAAATCATGATTTAATAAATTGTCAATAGCATTTGCATGAATTTCAACTCCAGGTAAATTCTCATCTAAAGCATTACTCCTAATATCATTAAGCCCGACAACACTTGTACCAATTAAAACAATTTTATTTTTAAAAAACTCTTCATTAACACTACCATTTAGCACATCAATAGCACTAATATATTGATAATGTGGATGATATCCTTTAAAAAATAAACCAAGTAATGCCTGCTGACTTAAAACTATAGGTTTGTTTTCATCTATAAAAAGATTAATATGAGATAAACCATCACCTATAGCTTTAATATTATCTACATTTTTATATTTTGCATACATTGATAAACCAAGACTAGGTAGTAATTGTTTAAATTGCCCATCATCATAATACATCATCATAAAAGCACTTCTAATTACATTATCTAAATGTGAATATGAATTAACAAATCCATTTGCATAAGCATTATCGCTTAATTCTTCTATGCTTGCTGTAATATTTTTACCATGCTGTAAAAATGAATAATCAATATTATCTTCTATTATGCTTTGATTACTTAATGGGGCTAATTTTTTTTCCGTATCATTTATATAAGAACCTAAATTTACAGCGTATGCTAATACACTATTAGTCTTTGAAAGCGCTAGTGCAAATGCCTTATCAGTATCTTGTGTTCTCTCACAAAAATTATACTTAGGAATATTTAAAGTGCTAAAACTAGAATCATCCATACCTTTAGTCATATTACCACGCTTATCGTTTTCTGCAAAATAAATATCAAATCCAACAACACTAGCTAAATTTAATTTATATACCAAACAAGCAAGAATATCCCTATCCCAAGGCCATTGACCAAGAGCTGCTAATGATTTTTCATCAATATCAATTATTTTTATCCTATCATCACCTTTTATATTACCACTCAAATATGCATTAACCCTAAAAAATACATCATGTGTTAAATTATCAAGCCTTTTGATAAGCGAA
This is a stretch of genomic DNA from Campylobacter sp. MG1. It encodes these proteins:
- a CDS encoding menaquinone biosynthesis decarboxylase, translating into MKNYIEKLKKANLLNIIETPLDTELEIPHLAYLEAKKEDSKVLLFTKPIKDGKVCKIPVIMNVFANKKALNLVLGKSTDEIANEISSLLNLHIPPTFGAKIDLAKKLFSLKNIAPKREINKNAPCKQKEYLLNELPILKTWEKDAGAFITMGQVYTKSLDGKQNNLGMYRLQVIDSKHLIMHFQLHKDANNFFHEYKKANKKMPIAIAIGDDPLHIFCAQAPLPKGIFELMLYGFIKKQGAKLVKCDTNDLYVPSNSDFVIEGEIDVNHFAIEGPFGDHTGFYTPQGNFPVMKITKITGKNEPIYNATVVGKPPLEDKWMGYGTERIFLPLLKTTCPDLIDYCMPENGVFHNLIIAKIKNNYLGSAMANMHAFWGVGQMSFVKNAIFVDEYAPNLRDYPAICEYILNNFSPNRLLKSYGICDELDHSSTRLGMGGKLGLDATNNAHYHANTYKDENLEKEKIEYKPDLKNLLDTLKPLGLCEYSIYYAESKTQITCISLKRDNNLKEIYEICKNYLGGIVVLFDEGVNLNNPYMLIWKAFNNYDPANDIIIDENGVLVAAYSKNILDNYINKWPETTECNKEVIKKLIDLKLINDDETFFNQYEIF
- a CDS encoding adenylate/guanylate cyclase domain-containing protein — encoded protein: MIRHLSKFKKFYSFLVLGIFMGIFSFFICIKEYSLIKRLDNLTHDVFFRVNAYLSGNIKGDDRIKIIDIDEKSLAALGQWPWDRDILACLVYKLNLASVVGFDIYFAENDKRGNMTKGMDDSSFSTLNIPKYNFCERTQDTDKAFALALSKTNSVLAYAVNLGSYINDTEKKLAPLSNQSIIEDNIDYSFLQHGKNITASIEELSDNAYANGFVNSYSHLDNVIRSAFMMMYYDDGQFKQLLPSLGLSMYAKYKNVDNIKAIGDGLSHINLFIDENKPIVLSQQALLGLFFKGYHPHYQYISAIDVLNGSVNEEFFKNKIVLIGTSVVGLNDIRSNALDENLPGVEIHANAIDNLLNHDFLILPRYLAEITFASLIAIIVLSIVFMYIKSIFLQVICNFLLIGFILIGHYYILINDRFVLNTFELVLVSILMSIFGLIINFFLEAKQKELIKLKLEKKVSKSVAEQLINTDNNVFSTTKREISVFFSDIRDFTTISENMDAADLVEFLNTYMTPMSDIIFKYNGTVDKYIGDAVMAYFNAPNDLENHADCALQAAIEQIKALKLLNEDWGKKGLPYINIGIGINTGECIVGEMGSLSRSDYTCIGDGVNTASRVESSCKNYKANILISEQTKNALVDENLYELILVDEIKLKGKNEFTRLYKCLGYKGENLSLWKKLS